The following nucleotide sequence is from Nocardioides daedukensis.
AGATCCTGTTCGCCCAGCAGAACGCGGCCCGCGGTGAGGCCGTGGCCGAGATGAAGGCCGACGGCATCGAGTACGACGAGCGGATGGCGCTGCTCGAGGAGATCAGCTGGCCGCAGCCCCTGGCCGAGCTGCTCGGGGCGACGTACGAGATCTATCGCGAGACCCATCCCTGGTTGCCCGAGGACGGGCTGGGGCCGAAGTCGATCGTGCGGGAGATGTATTCCCAGGGGATGAGCTTCACCGACTTCGTCGGGCGCTATCAGCTGGGACGCTCGGAGGGCCTGGTCCTGCGCTATCTGACCGATGCCTACCGGACCCTGCGGCACACGGTCCCCGAGTCGCACCGGACCCCCGAGCTGGAGGACCTGGTCGAATGGCTGGGGGAGACCGTGCGGCAGACGGACTCGTCGTTGCTGGACGAGTGGGAGGCGCTGACGGACCCCGACCGGATCGCCGAGGTGATCCAGGGAGCCCCGGCGCCGTCACGACCGTTGAGTCGTCAGGAGCGCCCGTTCCGGGTGATGATCCGCAACGCGATGTTCAACCGCGTCCTGCTCGCAGCCCGCGACGACCTCGACGGCTTGATGCGGGCCGAGCGGGAGCTGGCTGATCTCTTCGATCCTCCGCGTGACGTCGGGATGACCCGGTCCGAGTGGGACCGGGCGCTCGAGGACTACTACCAGGAGCACGACTCGATCGGCACCGCCGGCGACGCCCGTGGCCCGGCGCTGCTCCAGATCAAGGAGACCGGTCGCACCTGGGAGGTCAGGCAGGTGATCGACGACCCCGAGGGTCACCACGACTGGATCATCGAGGCCGTGGTGGACCTGGATGCCTCGGACAGCCTGGGCCAGGCGATCGTCACCTCGGTGGGCATGCGGAGACTGTGAGAACGGGCTCGGTTCACAGGATTGTGCACAGGCGGGCTTCATCCTGTGCAACTGAGCGGGGACTGGTGCACAGGTCATGCACAGATTCCTCAATCAGGACAGGGATCCCGGACCTCGTCTTGTTCAGCAGGACCCCCGGCCCTAGAGTCGCGGGAACGACGCGGGACACTTGTCGTCGAGTCGACAAAATCTTCATGGAGCATCAAGGAGCGGCAGATGAGTGGTGGCGGAGATTTCCCCGGTCTGAGCGGCACTGGCGCTCCGGAGATGCCGCCCTTGGTCCGAACTCCCCCTTCCCCTGGAGACAACCACGTGACTGACCCCCTGCCCTTCCGTCCGCGCACCGAGGACGCCCCGCTGATCGAGCCGAAGGCCGAGGCCGTGCTCGGCCCCACCGGCCGGCCGATGCCGTTCCTGCCCGAGCCCGGGCCGGTGAGCGAGCACGGCAAGGCCCGGATCATCTCGATGTGCAACCAGAAGGGTGGCGTGGGCAAGACCACCACCACCATCAACCTCGGCGCCTCGCTGGCCGAGTACGGCCGCAAGGTCCTGCTCGTCGACTTCGACCCGCAGGGCTCCCTCTCGGTGGGGCTGGGACTCAACCCGCACGAGATGGACCTGAGCATCTACAACCTGCTCATGGAACGCGACGTCACCTTCGAGGACGTCGTGGTCCCCAGTGGGGTGCCCGGCATGGACCTGTTGCCCTCCAACATCGACCTGTCCGCAGCCGAGGTGCAGCTGGTCCACGAGGTGGCCCGTGAGCAGACGCTGCAGCGGGTGCTCGCGCCGGCCATCGACAAGTACGACGTGATCCTGATCGACTGCCAGCCCTCGCTCGGACTGCTCACCGTGAACGCCCTCACTGCCTCCGACGGCGTCATCGTCCCGCTCGAGTGCGAATACTTCGCGCTCCGTGGAGTCGCGCTGCTCAAGACCACCATCGACAAGGTGCAGGAGCGGCTCAACCCGAAGCTGGAGATCGACGGCGTGCTTGGCACGATGTTCGACGGCCGCACCCTGCACAGCCGCGAGGTGATGGAACGACTCGTGCACGCCTGGGGCGACAAGGTCTTCCACACCGTGATCCGCCGGACGATCAAGTTCTCCGACTCCACGGTGGCCGGCGAGCCGATCACCAGCTATGCCTCGTCCTCGGCCGGAGCAGAGTCCTACCGCCAGCTGGCGAGGGAGGTGCTGGCGCGTGTCTCGACGAGTGAGTCTGCCCGCGGCTGACGACCTCTTCCGACCCACCTCCACCAAGACCGGGAACAGCGACCCAGCACCCAAGCTCGCGGCCGCCCCGGAGCCCGTGGAGGACGAGGCGGAGGAGCCGACCCCCCGACGGAAGTCGAGTGGCCGGATCCGGCACGACGAGAAGATGACCGTCTATGTCACCAGTGACGAGCTGCTCGAGATCGAGCATGCCCGGCTCACGCTGCGTCGCTCGACGGGCAAGGCGGTCGACCGCGGTCGCCTGGTGCGCGCGGCCATCGCGATGGCCCTTGCCGAGTTCGAGGAGCGCGGCGAGGAGTCCGACCTGGCGGCGCGGCTGAGGGACTCGTGAGCGAGGCCCCTGTCCTGTCGGAGGCGTCCGACCAGGGCCAGGCCGGCCCGGCGGCGTTCGCCGTACGCCTCACGAACTTCGAGGGGCCCTTCGACCTGCTCCTCAGCTTGATCGCCAAGCACAAGCTCGACGTGACCGAGGTTGCCCTCTCGGTGGTCACCGACGAGTTCATCGCGCACGTCAAGGCCGGTGGGGCCGTCTGGGACCTCGAGCAGACCACGTCGTTCCTGCTGGTGGCCTCCACCCTGCTCGACCTGAAGGCCGCTCGTCTGCTCCCTCAGGGAGACGTCGAGGACGAGGAGGACCTCGCGCTGCTGGAGGCCAGGGACCTGCTCTTCGCGCGGCTCATGCAGTACAAGGCGTTCAAGCAGGTGGCCGGAGTCCTCGAGTCGCGGTTGGCTGTCGAAGGGCGACGGTTCCCGCGTGCTGTCGGGCTCGAGGAGCGCTTCGCCACCCTGCTTCCCGAGGTGTTGATCGGCATCGGACTCGACCAGTTCGCCCGGCTCGCCGCGCGGGCGATGGAGCCGAAGCCGATCCAGGAGGTCTCGCTGCAGCACATCCACGCTGCCAAGGTCTCGGTGCGCGAGCAGGCCTCGATCGTCGTCGAACGCCTCCGCAGGCAGGGAACGATGACCTTCCGCGCGCTGTGCGGGGACTCACCCGACACCTTGACGACGGTGGCCCGGTTCCTGTCCCTGCTCGAGCTCTTCCGCGAGGGCGCGGTGGGCTTCGACCAGGTCACGCCACTCGGCGAGCTGACGGTGCGCTGGACCGGTGACGAGCAGGGCGACATCGAGATCCAGGATGAGTTCGACGGCACCCCGCCCGAGTCTGGCCCTGTTGATTCCGCCCCCGCAGCTGAGATGCCCGGTGCCGAGACGCCCGGTGCCGAGGCTGTGGACGCAGCGACAGCGGGGACTGAGACTACGGGAACCGGGGCAGACCCGCACGACGAGACGACCGACGAGGAGCGCGATGACTGAGCAGCAGGTGGCAGGGACCGCGGATCACGAGGGCCCTGAGGCCCCGGAGAGTCCCGAGACCCCTGAGGTGCCGCGTGCCGAGCTCCGTGGGTCGCTGGAAGCGATCCTGATGGTCGCCGACCAGCCGCTCGACCAGATGACGCTCGCCACCGCAGTGGGCCATCCGGTGGAGACTGTCGTGGCGGCCCTGCACTCGCTCGCGGCCGACTACACCAGCGAGGCCCGGGGATTCGAGCTCCGCAACGTTGCCGGTGGCTGGCGCTACTACACCCGCGAGGAGTACGCCGCGGTGGTCGAGGCGTTCGTCCTCGACGGTCAGCAGGCCCGGCTCACCCAGGCTGCTCTCGAGACGCTCGCCGTCGTCGCCTACAAGCAGCCCGTCTCGCGGGCCAGGGTCTCGGCGATCCGTGGTGTCAACGTGGACGGTGTCATGCGCACCCTGCTCGCCCGGGGACTCGTCGAGGAGGCGGGCCAGGACGGCGAGACCGGTGCGAACCTCTATCGCACCACGAACTACTTCCTGGAGCGGATCGGTATCACTGCCCTCACCGACCTGCCCGAGCTCGCGCCGTTCCTGCCCGACATGGAGGACATGGAGGATGACCTGGCCGAGCTCGCCGGAGCCGGTCAGGCGCAACCGGCTGTTCCGGAGGAACCGAACCCCGAACAGAACGCCGAACCGAACACAGGGCCGGCCGACGAGCCCGCACACGATCCAATTCACGAGCCGGCCGATCAGTCAGCACAGGCCGCCGGCACCGACCCGGCGGCAGGGGAGCGCGAATGATCACCGACGACGACGGCCTGGTCCGTCTGCAGAAGCACCTCGCCCAGTCGGGAGTGGCCTCGCGCCGCAAGTGCGAGGAGATCATGCTCGACGGGTTGGTCGAGGTGGACGGTGAGATCGTCACCCGCCTCGGCACCAAGATCGACCCCAGCACCGCCGTGATCAGGGTGAGCGGGAAGCGACTGCCCCCGATCAGCCCCCACGTCTATCTCGTGCTCAACAAGCCCCGTGGCGTGGTCTCGACGATGTCGGATCCCGAGGGCCGCAAGACCCTCCAGGACTTCGTGGACGACCGCCCCGAGAGGCTCTTCCACGTGGGGCGTCTCGACACCGACACGTCCGGGCTGATCCTGCTCACCAACGACGGTGAGTTCGCCCAGCGCGTGGCCCACCCGTCGTACGAGCTGACCAAGACCTATGTCGCCGAGGTCGACGGCGAGGTCAGTCGTGAGACCCTGCAGCGCCTCCAGGTCGGCGTCACCCTCGAGGACGGTCCTGTCGAGGTGACCGAGTGCCGACTGGTCTCTGCGGGCCAGGGCGGCGCGAAGGGCAGGAGCATCGTCGAGCTCGTCATCCACGAGGGTCGCAACCGGATCGTGCGCCGGTTGCTCGCCGAGGTCGGGCACCCGGTTCGTCAGCTCACCCGGACTGCGATCGGCCCGATCATCCTCCAGGGCCTCAAGCCCGGCTCGCTGCGTGCACTCACCCCCGACGAGCTCGGCACCCTGCTCGACTCCGCGAAACTCTGATCACAGTGCCGAGGTCGCCGCTTCGCAGAGCAGGCACCGATCTGTTGCGGGCCAACAGCTGCGTTGAGACCCCGCGGGGCGCAGGCTGGGCGGCGTACTAGCCTGTGCGGGCAAGGTTCCGCTGTGGAGAGGACGTCATCGTGGCCGTACGAGCCGTGCGTGGAGCAACGCAGCTCGAGGAGGACACCCGCGAGCACATGCTCGAGCGCGTCGCGGAGATGGTCACCGACGTGATGACCTCGAACAGCCTTGAGGTGGACGACTTCATCTCGATCATCTTCACTGCGACCGATGACCTGAACTCGGAGTTCCCTGCCTACGCCGCCCGACGCCTCGGCTTCGACGACGTTCCGCTGATCTGCGCCCGCGAGCTGGAGATCGGTGGTTCCATGCCGCGCGTGGTCAGGATGATGGCGCACGTGGAGACGCCGCTCGGTCGAAAAGACATCACCCACGTCTACCTGCACGGAGCCGCCAACCTGCGTCGCGACCTGACCAAGGTCCGCGAGGTCCCGGACGCCGATGCCTGAGCTGTCCGGACCGATCCTCGTGGTCGGAACGGGACTGCTGGGCACGTCCGTGGGGCTGGCCGCCCGCCGGGCTGGGATCGAGGTCTACCTCAGCGACGTCAACCGCGAGCACATCCGCACGGCGAGCGGCCTGGGTGCTGGCGTCGAGCACCACGGTGAGCCGGTCCAGCTGGTCGTGGTCGCTGTCCCGCCCGATCACCTGGGTGAGGCGATCATCGAGGCGCTCCGGTCGACCGAGGGAGTCGTGACCGACGTCGGATCGATCAAGTCTCAGCCCCTCGGTGAGGTGAGGGCGGCTGCGCCGGAGCTGGTGAGCCGCTACGTCGGTAGCCACCCGATGGCCGGCAGCGAACGCTCCGGCCCGCTGGCCGCGTCGGCGTCGCTGTTCGAGGGGCGGCCGTGGGCGGTCACCGCGCGCCCGGACACCTCGCCCGAGGACCGCTCCCTGGTGATGGCGTTGGTGGAGATGTGCGGAGCGGTGGCGATCGAGCTCGGTCCCGAGGAGCACGACGAGGCCGTGGCCCGTACGTCGCACCTGCCGCACCTGATGGCCTCCCTGGTCGCCGGTCGCCTGGCCGGTGCACCCGGTGATCACCTCGCCCTGTCCGGTCAGGGCGTCCGTGACGTCACCCGGATCGCGGCAGGTGACCCGGCCCTGTGGCAGCAGATCATCTCGGCCAATCGTGCCGCGGTGCTGTCCCTGCTCGACGAGGTCGCCGGGCGACTCTCCGACCTCCGCGGTGCCGTCGCGGACCCGTCACGCACTGCCCTGGGTGAGCTCCTGGCCGAGGGAGTCGCCGGCACCCGCGCGATTCCCGGCAAGCACGGTGGCCCGACCCGGCCGACGCAGTCGATCTTCGTCGCCGTCCCGGACCACCCGGGCGAGCTGGCCCGGCTGTTCGCAGATGCCGGGGAGATCGGTGTCAACATCGAGGACGTCCACATCGACCACGACCCCGGTCGCCCAGTGGGCCAGGTGGAGCTGGTCGTCGAGCAGGCGCGAGCCGGTCATCTGGCGGACTCGCTGAGCGATCGGGACTGGGCCGTCCGCGAATAGCAATGGCGCCGCCGCAGGCTCTGGGCGGTAGGCTTCGTTCGGCAAAACAGTCGTCAGCGAAGGCAGGAACCAGTGGTCAGCAAGGTCGTCGTGGCTGTCGACGGAACGTCCGGATCGGGCAAGTCGAGCACGTCGCGGGGTGCCGCGTCGCGCCTCGGCCTGCGCTACCTCGACACAGGAGCCCAGTTCCGGGCGATGACCTGGTGGATGCTGCAGCACGGAGTCAACATCCACGACCCGCAGGCCGTGGCCGACTCGGCCGGCAAGCCGGACATCGAGTCGGGCACCGATCCGCTCGACCCCACCATCACCGTGGATGGCGACGACGCCTCCATCGCGATCCGTACCGAGCAGGTCACCAACTCGGTGAGCCCGGTCAGCGCCGTACCCGAGGTGCGGGCGCGGTTGCTGGAGCTTCAGCGGGAGATCATCGGCGACGGTGGGATCGTCGTCGAGGGACGCGACATCGGGTCGGTCGTCTGGCCGCGAGCACAGGTGAAGCTCTACATCACCGCGGATCCGGCCGCGCGTGCCGCCCGCCGCGCTGCTGAGGAGGGTGGTTCGGACCTCGGCGCGACCCAGGAGTCGCTCCTGGCCCGCGACAAGATCGACTCGGGTCGCGCGGCGGCCCCCCTGGTGATGGCCGAGGGAGCCCAGCACATCGACACCACGCCGTACTCCCTCGAAGAGGTGATCAGTCAGGTGGTCGCGCTCGTCGAGGCCGCCGGGGTCGATGTCTCGTGACCGACCGTGACTGCCTGCCCGACACCAGCAGTGTCGAATTGCCGCCGACCTTCATGCTCCACAAGCTTCGCCCTCCGGCGCGCCTCCTGATCCGCAGCCGGTTCAAGGTCGCCACCCACGGCATCCACCACGTCCCGGCGAGTGGACCGGTGATCCTGGCCAGCAACCACATCGGACTCGTGGACGGCCCATTGCTGGCGATCTTCAGCCCGCGACCGGTGCACGCCTTGACCAAGCAGGAGATGTTCGAGGGCCGGATGGGCACGTTCCTGCACAAGTCGGGACAGATCAAGCTGAACCGCTTCGGCGCGGACCCGAGCGCGATGAAGACCTGCATCAAGGTGCTCCGTGAGGGTCGCGTCGCCGGGATCTTCCCCGAGGGCACCCGGGGTGCCGGCGACCTGGGACGCTTCCACGGCGGGGCGGCATACCTCGCTCTGGTCAGTGGTGCGCCAGTGGTGCCGGTCACGGTGCTGGGCAGTCGTGAGCCGGGCGGGAGCAGCGGATCGATTCCACGACGTGGAGCGTCGATCGAGATGGTCTACGGTGAACCTTTCCGCACCGAGTCAGTGGCGTGGCCGAGGACACGGGAACAAGTCGTGGAGTCCACGTTGTTGTTGCGGGAGCACATGCTTGCTCAACTGGAGCAGGCCTTGGCCCTGACCGGGCGCCAACTTCCCGGCCCGTTGCCGACAGGGCAGACGAACATCGACAACGACCCACACACCGGTGTGGTCGAACAAGGAGCATGATGAGCGAGTACGACGCACCCTCCGTGGGTGCAGACGCCGGCGACGGTGCCGACCAGGCATTCCTGGGGCCCGTGCCGGTTCTTGCCGTCGTGGGACGCCCCAACGTCGGGAAGTCCACCCTGGTCAACCGCATCATCGGTCGCCGCGAGGCCGTCGTCGAGGACCGGCCGGGCGTGACCCGCGACCGCGTCTCCTATGACGCGTCGTGGAACGGCCGCGCCTTCACCGTCGTCGACACCGGCGGCTGGGACCCCGACGCGCGCGGCTTGGCCGAGCGCATCGCGGCGCAGGCCGAGATCGCGGTCTCGCTGGCCGACGCCGTGCTGTTCGTGGTCGATGCAACGGTGGGCATCACCGACGCCGATGAGGCTGTCGTGAAGATCCTGCGAGCGTCCAAGAAGCCTGTGGTGCTGGCAGCCAACAAGGTCGACGACCAGCGCACCGAGGCAGAGGCCTTCGGCCTCTGGAACCTCGGACTGGGGGAGCCTTACCCGGTTTCAGCCATCCACGGCCGTGGTTCGGGTGACCTGCTCGATGCCTGTCTCAAGGCGCTGCCCGAGACCCCGGAGCAGTCCTACACAGAGGTCGGCGGGCCGCGACGCATCGCCTTGGTCGGCAAGCCCAACGTGGGCAAGTCGTCGCTCCTCAACAAGCTGGCCGGCGAGGACCGTGTCGTCGTGGACAACGTCGCGGGCACCACGGTCGACCCGGTGGACGAGCTGATCACCCTCGGCGGCAAGCCGTGGCGGTTCATCGACACGGCCGGCATCCGCAAGCGGGTCAAGTCGGCGTCTGGCCACGAATACTATGCGTCGCTGCGCACCGCTGGTGCGATCGAGCGTGCCGAGGTCGCGGTACTGGTGGTCGACGGATCACAGAGCCTCTCCGAGCAGGACATCCGGATCATCCAGACGGTTCGTGACTCCGGGCGTGCCCTGGTCATCGCCTTCAACAAGTGGGACCTGGTCGACGAGGAGCGGCGCTACTACCTGGACCGCGAGATCGAGCGTGAGCTCGTCCAGGTGCAGTGGGCGCCCCGGATCAACATCACTGCCCGGACGGGCTGGCACGTGGACCGACTGGTTCCGGCCCTGGATCGCGCCCTCGAGGGCTGGGAGACCCGGGTCTCCACGGGCCAGCTCAACGCTTTCCTCGGTCGCCTGGTGGCAGAGCACCCGCACCCCGTGCGTGGCGGCAAGCAGCCCAAAATTCTCTTCGGCACCCAGGCGCAGACGTCGCCCCCGACCTTCATCCTGTTCACCAGCGGCAAGCTCGATGCCGGCTATGAGCGCTTCATCGAGCGTCGGTTGCGTGAGGAATTCGGGTTCGTGGGCACGCCGATCGAGTTGCAGGTGCGCCCGCGCGAGAAGCGCAAACGCTGATCAGACGCAGCGGGGGGACCCTGATTCCCGGTTTCACCAACCGCTGCGATAGTGTTCACTCGCCTTCGCCGGTGACTTCGGTTACCGAGCCGGAGGCGGCGGGCTGTAGCGCAGCTTGGTAGCGCACTTGACTGGGGGTCAAGGGGTCGCAGGTTCAAATCCTGTCAGCCCGACCGAAGAAGTTGCCCCTGACCTGCGGAAACGCAGGTCAGGGGCAACTTCGTATTTTGAGTCATTTCTGCTTGTGCCGCGGTTTGTGACCCGAAAACCCTCGCGGGGGTGACGCCCTGGGTCACCATGCGCTGAGTGGGAAGGCATTTTTCTTCTGTCCTGCCCCCCGTTTTTCGGTCCATCTTGTGTGTGAGGGCTCGGAACTATGAGAGTCCTTGTGGAGGTGTTTGATGGCGGCAGCGAAGCGGTTCACTACTGAGCAGATCGTGGCGAAGTTGCGCGAGGCGGAGAAGCTTCAGGCGCAGGGGTCGACGATCCCGCAGGTGGTCAAGCGGTTACAGGTCAGTGAGCAGACGTTCTATCGGTGGCGGTCCAAGTACGGGGCGTTGAAGGAGGACGAGGCGCACCGGTTGAAGGCGCTCGAGGCCGAGAACGCCCGTCTGAAGCGGATTGTGGCCGAGCAGGCCTTGGACATCTCGATGTTGAAGGACCTGCAAAAGGGAAACTGGTGAGCCCGGCTCGGCGCCGGGCTGCCACCACGCACTTGGTCCGTAAGTTCAAGGTCTCCGAGCGTCGCGCCTGCAAAGTCACTGGTCAGCATCGCTCGTCCAACCGGTACGTCCCGGTCCCGTCCGACTTCGAGCAGCGGTTGGTTGCGGCGATGAACAAGATCGCTGATCGGTACCCGCGGTTCGGGTATCGCCGGGTCCACGCACTGCTCGTCGCGGACGGCTGGGAGGTCAACGTCAAACGCGTGGAGCGGTTGTGGCGCCGAGAGGGGCTTCGGGTCCCGCCGCCGCGGTCCAAGGCGTCAGGGCAGAAGGCACTGTGAATCGCCCCGGGTCTGATGGAGGCTCTCAATCCTGGGAAGGATGATGAGAGTCATGGCAGCACCGAGGAAGTACAGCGTCGAGCTCCAGCAGCGAGCCACGCGGATGGCGATGGACGCGAGGAAGGACCCGGAGTCGGCGCGTGGGGCGATCAAGCGGGTCGCTGACCAGCTCGGGGTTCACCCCGAGGCGTTGAGAAACTGGGTACGTCAGGGCGAGATCGACGGCGGTGTGCGGCCCGGCACGACCACCGACGATGCGACCAGGCTGGCCGAGCTCGAGCGCGAGGTCCGCGAGCTGCGTCGGGCGAACGAGATCCTGAAGACGAGCGCAGCTTTTTTCGCGGCTGCGGAGCTCGACCGCAGGATCAAGTAGAGGTGCCCACCGCGGTGGTGGTCGACTACATCGACCAGCACCGCGAGGAGTTCGGGGTCGAGCCGATCTGCGCCGTCCTGAAGGACGCCGGCGTCCAGATCGCCCCGAGCACCTACTACGCCGCCAAGACCAGGCCACCGTCCGCACGCGCGGTCCGCGATGCCGAGTTGGTCGTCGACATCAAGACCGCTCACAGGGCGAATCTGGGTGTCTACGGCGTCCGGAAGGTCCACGCCGAGCTCAACCGTGAGGGCGTCAAGGTCGCCCGCTGCACCGTGGAGCGGTTGATGCGAGCCGAGGGCCTGCGCGGGATCCCGCGGGAGAAGACCCGCAAGACCACCATCGGCGACGGAGCGGAGACCGAGCGCCCCGAAGACAAGGTCAACCGGAAGTTCGTCGCCACGGCGCCGAACCAACTGTGGGTGGCCGACCTGACCTACGTCCGCACGCACGCGGGCTGGACCTACGTCGCGTTCGTCCTCGACGTCTTCAGCAGGATGATCGTGGGCTGGCAGGTGTCCACCAGCCTGCGGACCGACTTGGCGTTGGACGCCCTCGACATGGGCCTGTGGGCCCGGCAGCGCGCCGGCCAGGACGTCACCGGCCTGATCCACCACAGCGACAGAGGAGTCCAATATCGAGCGATTCGCTACACCGAGCGGCTCGCAGAAGCCGAGGCCGTCGCATCCGTCGGATCCAAGGGCGACAGCTACGACAACGCGATGGCCGAGGCGCTGAACTCGCTGTTCAAGGCCGAATGCATCCGCAACCCGGTAATGAGGCCCAAGGGCGGCTGGAAGAACGTCGGCGACGTCGAGATCGCCGTTGCCGAATACGTCGACTGGTTCAACCACAGGCGCCTTCACGGCGAGATCGGGCTCGTCCCGCCCGCCGAGTTCGAGGCCAACCACTGGGCGTCACAGCCCGCGAAGCACTACCGTCAGAACCCGGTCCTCACCGAGGTCGGATCCAACTAACCGAGCCTCTACGAAACCCGGGGCGATTCAGGTTCTCTGCCGCCCCTATGCGGGTTGCGGCTCTCGGTTGAGGGCTGCGTAGTGGTGTTGCTCGAACTCCACGGGGCTGATCATGCCAAGGCTTCCGTGGAGCCGTCGCTGGTTGTACCAATCGACCCAGCCGGCGGTGGCGAACTCGACGTCCGCGATCGTCTTGTAGGGGCCGTCGTGGAAGACAGTGGTGCGGATGCACTCGGCTTTGTAGAGCCCGTTGATGGTCTCCATCAGGGCATTGTCGTAGGCGTCGCCAACGGACCCGATCGAGGGCTGGATGCCCTCGAGCTCGAGGTGCTCAGTGAACCGAATTGACGTGTACTGGCTGCCCGCATCCGAGTGATGGATCAGGTCTTCGGGGACCACGGGGTTGCCCTCGTGATCGCGCTGCCAGATCGCCATCCGCAGCGGCGTCATGACCAGGTCGGTGGCCTTCGACGTCGAGGCGTGCCAGGCCACGATCCGCTGGGAGAACACGTCGACGATGAACGCCACGTACCCCCAGGCCGGCGACCAAGTCCTGACGTAGGTGAAGTCGGTGACCCAGACCCGGTTCGGTGCCGGGGCGGTGAAGTCGCGATCGAGCAGGTCACCGGCACGTTTGCCGTCCTTGGCCGGGATGGTGGTCCGGACCCCCTTGTCGCGCCGCACACCGGACAGGCCGAGGGTGCGCATGGCCCGGTCCACGCTGCCCGCAGAGGCCTCGGGCAACCGACGCCGCCGCACGAGCGCGGTCATCTTGCGGCGGCCGTAGAGCCCTTCTGGGGTCAGCTTGGGACGGCCGGTCTTCGGACACGGCGACCAGACCAGATCCCGCACCACGTCGACTACCTCGGCATCGGTCAGGGTGCGTGCCGCGACGCGGCGTTGTGGGCTCTTCCAGGACCGGTAGGTCCGTGCGGCGCTCTGACAGCCCTGCTCGCGCAGCACCCGACAGATCGACTCGACCGCATGTCCCTCGGCACGCATCGTGTCGAGGAAGCCCATCATCAACGGTTGCGGGGGTCGAGCTCCCCCACGAAGAAAGACGTCGCTGCCTTCAAGATCGCGACGTCCTCGCGCAGCCGCCGGTTCTCGGCCTTGAGCCGCTTGATCTCTTCGGACTCCTCGGTCGTGGTGCCCTCACGACGACCAGCATCAACGTCGGCCTGCAAGACCCACCGGCGCACGGACTCCTTGCCCACGCCGAGCTGCTTGGCCACCGCCACCGAGGCGGCCGTCAGATTCGGGTACTCGCCACGATGCTCCAGCACCAGACGAACCGCCCTGGCCTTCAGCTCCTCATCGATCTTCTTCGGCATGCTGCACATCCTCCTGGACTCAAACAGGAGCGGCATCAAACCTGGGGCGCTTCAGTTCGCCGGGGAAACCGAAATCCACACCACCCAGGACACCGGCGACCTCACCGCCCAACGCCACTACTCCCTACCCGGGGGAGTCAGCGGTCTGCGCACCAGCGACACCACACTGGACTTCCTCCTCACCAACCCCGCCGGCACTGACCTGTAACCGGTTCTCCGGACGGTTTCGGTGTGTTGATCATGCCGCCGGGTTAGCGGTCTTGTGAAGGCGTTCGAACTCGACGGGTGATCGGTAGCCGAGCCCTGAGTGCCGTCGGACGGGGTTGTAGAAAGCTTCGATCCACTCGTACATTGCGTTGGCCAGTTCGGCGCGGGTGGCCCAGTAGCGGCGGTCCAGTAGTTCGATCTGCATCGAGCCCCAGAACGATTCCATGAGCGCGTTGTCGTAGGCGCAGGCGACTTTGCCCATCGAGCCCATCAGGCCGGCCTCGCGCAGCCGGTGACCGAAGAGCCACGACGTGTACTGGGCTCCGCGGTCCGAGTGCAGAATCGTTCCGACGGGCTTGCGACGCATCCGGGCCATCTCCAGAGCATCGACAACGAGCTCGGTGCGCAGGTGGTCTGCGATGGACCAGCCCACGACCCGACGGCTGAAGACGTCGAGCACTACTGCGCAGTAGACCCACCCCTCTGTGGTGCGGT
It contains:
- a CDS encoding IS3 family transposase (programmed frameshift) translates to MPKKIDEELKARAVRLVLEHRGEYPNLTAASVAVAKQLGVGKESVRRWVLQADVDAGRREGTTTEESEEIKRLKAENRRLREDVAILKAATFFLRGGARPPQPLMMGFLDTMRAEGHAVESICRVLREQGCQSAARTYRSWKSPQRRVAARTLTDAEVVDVVRDLVWSPCPKTGRPKLTPEGLYGRRKMTALVRRRRLPEASAGSVDRAMRTLGLSGVRRDKGVRTTIPAKDGKRAGDLLDRDFTAPAPNRVWVTDFTYVRTWSPAWGYVAFIVDVFSQRIVAWHASTSKATDLVMTPLRMAIWQRDHEGNPVVPEDLIHHSDAGSQYTSIRFTEHLELEGIQPSIGSVGDAYDNALMETINGLYKAECIRTTVFHDGPYKTIADVEFATAGWVDWYNQRRLHGSLGMISPVEFEQHHYAALNREPQPA
- a CDS encoding lysophospholipid acyltransferase family protein, producing the protein MTDRDCLPDTSSVELPPTFMLHKLRPPARLLIRSRFKVATHGIHHVPASGPVILASNHIGLVDGPLLAIFSPRPVHALTKQEMFEGRMGTFLHKSGQIKLNRFGADPSAMKTCIKVLREGRVAGIFPEGTRGAGDLGRFHGGAAYLALVSGAPVVPVTVLGSREPGGSSGSIPRRGASIEMVYGEPFRTESVAWPRTREQVVESTLLLREHMLAQLEQALALTGRQLPGPLPTGQTNIDNDPHTGVVEQGA
- the der gene encoding ribosome biogenesis GTPase Der; the protein is MSEYDAPSVGADAGDGADQAFLGPVPVLAVVGRPNVGKSTLVNRIIGRREAVVEDRPGVTRDRVSYDASWNGRAFTVVDTGGWDPDARGLAERIAAQAEIAVSLADAVLFVVDATVGITDADEAVVKILRASKKPVVLAANKVDDQRTEAEAFGLWNLGLGEPYPVSAIHGRGSGDLLDACLKALPETPEQSYTEVGGPRRIALVGKPNVGKSSLLNKLAGEDRVVVDNVAGTTVDPVDELITLGGKPWRFIDTAGIRKRVKSASGHEYYASLRTAGAIERAEVAVLVVDGSQSLSEQDIRIIQTVRDSGRALVIAFNKWDLVDEERRYYLDREIERELVQVQWAPRINITARTGWHVDRLVPALDRALEGWETRVSTGQLNAFLGRLVAEHPHPVRGGKQPKILFGTQAQTSPPTFILFTSGKLDAGYERFIERRLREEFGFVGTPIELQVRPREKRKR
- a CDS encoding IS3 family transposase (programmed frameshift) → MAAPRKYSVELQQRATRMAMDARKDPESARGAIKRVADQLGVHPEALRNWVRQGEIDGGVRPGTTTDDATRLAELEREVRELRRANEILKTSAAFFAAGGARPQDQVEVPTAVVVDYIDQHREEFGVEPICAVLKDAGVQIAPSTYYAAKTRPPSARAVRDAELVVDIKTAHRANLGVYGVRKVHAELNREGVKVARCTVERLMRAEGLRGIPREKTRKTTIGDGAETERPEDKVNRKFVATAPNQLWVADLTYVRTHAGWTYVAFVLDVFSRMIVGWQVSTSLRTDLALDALDMGLWARQRAGQDVTGLIHHSDRGVQYRAIRYTERLAEAEAVASVGSKGDSYDNAMAEALNSLFKAECIRNPVMRPKGGWKNVGDVEIAVAEYVDWFNHRRLHGEIGLVPPAEFEANHWASQPAKHYRQNPVLTEVGSN
- a CDS encoding transposase, with the protein product MAAAKRFTTEQIVAKLREAEKLQAQGSTIPQVVKRLQVSEQTFYRWRSKYGALKEDEAHRLKALEAENARLKRIVAEQALDISMLKDLQKGNW
- a CDS encoding IS3 family transposase, with product MSPARRRAATTHLVRKFKVSERRACKVTGQHRSSNRYVPVPSDFEQRLVAAMNKIADRYPRFGYRRVHALLVADGWEVNVKRVERLWRREGLRVPPPRSKASGQKAL